One genomic window of Scatophagus argus isolate fScaArg1 chromosome 16, fScaArg1.pri, whole genome shotgun sequence includes the following:
- the cbx8a gene encoding chromobox protein homolog 8a isoform X1 yields the protein MELSAVGESVFAAESIIKRRIRRGRWEYLVKWKGWSQKYSTWEPEENILDARLFAAFEERERERELFGPKKRGPKPETFLLKAKAKAKEKTYEFRGEVPRGIQVSYPIPEPVVTPRAREGLRAVVPTIFPPSAVNRGESVHIRSLEPERRPRPTPPAALTLQESVRLPKKRGRKPKLHLHYDKDDDSSSAEPYTKRSRLLEEPGSHGLSKVSRRLHHHGETSDHSLIQLTKRFQEETTITPKSCSEQRYVGGAGLSYSRAFSPDVHRCDQGGHRSSCVMSLPQSRKPKHHAEYRRQQLKDCCPGPAVIPTQAETIHDSSPRSASSWTPCFANVDTVTVTDVTMNFLTVTVRESSTDKGFFRDKR from the exons ATGGAGCTCTCGGCTGTTGGTGAGAGCGTCTTCGCAGCCGAGTCCATCATAAAACGGCGAATCAGACGG GGTCGCTGGGAATATCTCGTGAAATGGAAGGGCTGGTCTCAGAA GTACAGCACTTGGGAGCCGGAGGAAAACATTCTGGATGCACGTCTCTTCGCTGCCTTCGAGGAGAG GGAACGCGAAAGGGAGCTGTTCGGACCGAAAAAGAGGGGACCCAAGCCCGAGACGTTTCTCTTGAAG GCCAAAGCGAAAGCCAAAGAAAAGACGTATGAATTTAGAGGAGAGGTTCCCAGGGGGATCCAGGTTTCCTATCCCATCCCGGAGCCTGTCGTAACACCGAGGGCCCGGGAGGGTTTGCGCGCCGTGGTACCCACAATCTTCCCACCGAGCGCGGTTAACAGAGGGGAAAGTGTCCACATCCGATCACTTGAACCAGAGAGGAGGCCCAGACCGACTCCCCCGGCTGCTCTGACACTCCAAGAATCCGTGCGCCTCCCCAAAAAGAGAGGGCGCAAACCGAAGCTGCATTTACATTATGATAAAGATGACgacagcagctcagcagagCCGTACACCAAACGGAGCAGGCTGCTGGAGGAGCCGGGGTCACACGGCTTGTCCAAAGTGTCCCGACGCTTGCACCATCACGGAGAGACGTCGGACCACAGTCTCATACAGCTGACCAAGAGGTTTCAGGAAGAGACCACGATAACGCCCAAATCCTGCAGCGAGCAGAGATACGTGGGGGGCGCAGGCTTGTCGTACAGCCGCGCATTCAGTCCAGATGTGCACAGATGCGACCAGGGGGGGCACAGGAGTAGTTGTGTGATGTCTCTTCCTCAGTCCAGGAAACCAAAGCACCACGCCGAATACCGGAGACAGCAGTTAAAGGACTGCTGTCCTGGCCCCGCTGTCATCCCCACACAGGCCGAGACCATCCACGACTCGTCCCCGCGGTCGGCCTCGTCCTGGACCCCCTGTTTCGCCAACGTGGACACTGTGACCGTGACAGACGTCACCATGAACTTCTTGACAGTCACAGTCAGAGAGAGCAGCACGGACAAAGGCTTTTTCAGAGACAAAAGATGA
- the cbx8a gene encoding chromobox protein homolog 8a isoform X2 translates to MELSAVGESVFAAESIIKRRIRRGRWEYLVKWKGWSQKERERELFGPKKRGPKPETFLLKAKAKAKEKTYEFRGEVPRGIQVSYPIPEPVVTPRAREGLRAVVPTIFPPSAVNRGESVHIRSLEPERRPRPTPPAALTLQESVRLPKKRGRKPKLHLHYDKDDDSSSAEPYTKRSRLLEEPGSHGLSKVSRRLHHHGETSDHSLIQLTKRFQEETTITPKSCSEQRYVGGAGLSYSRAFSPDVHRCDQGGHRSSCVMSLPQSRKPKHHAEYRRQQLKDCCPGPAVIPTQAETIHDSSPRSASSWTPCFANVDTVTVTDVTMNFLTVTVRESSTDKGFFRDKR, encoded by the exons ATGGAGCTCTCGGCTGTTGGTGAGAGCGTCTTCGCAGCCGAGTCCATCATAAAACGGCGAATCAGACGG GGTCGCTGGGAATATCTCGTGAAATGGAAGGGCTGGTCTCAGAA GGAACGCGAAAGGGAGCTGTTCGGACCGAAAAAGAGGGGACCCAAGCCCGAGACGTTTCTCTTGAAG GCCAAAGCGAAAGCCAAAGAAAAGACGTATGAATTTAGAGGAGAGGTTCCCAGGGGGATCCAGGTTTCCTATCCCATCCCGGAGCCTGTCGTAACACCGAGGGCCCGGGAGGGTTTGCGCGCCGTGGTACCCACAATCTTCCCACCGAGCGCGGTTAACAGAGGGGAAAGTGTCCACATCCGATCACTTGAACCAGAGAGGAGGCCCAGACCGACTCCCCCGGCTGCTCTGACACTCCAAGAATCCGTGCGCCTCCCCAAAAAGAGAGGGCGCAAACCGAAGCTGCATTTACATTATGATAAAGATGACgacagcagctcagcagagCCGTACACCAAACGGAGCAGGCTGCTGGAGGAGCCGGGGTCACACGGCTTGTCCAAAGTGTCCCGACGCTTGCACCATCACGGAGAGACGTCGGACCACAGTCTCATACAGCTGACCAAGAGGTTTCAGGAAGAGACCACGATAACGCCCAAATCCTGCAGCGAGCAGAGATACGTGGGGGGCGCAGGCTTGTCGTACAGCCGCGCATTCAGTCCAGATGTGCACAGATGCGACCAGGGGGGGCACAGGAGTAGTTGTGTGATGTCTCTTCCTCAGTCCAGGAAACCAAAGCACCACGCCGAATACCGGAGACAGCAGTTAAAGGACTGCTGTCCTGGCCCCGCTGTCATCCCCACACAGGCCGAGACCATCCACGACTCGTCCCCGCGGTCGGCCTCGTCCTGGACCCCCTGTTTCGCCAACGTGGACACTGTGACCGTGACAGACGTCACCATGAACTTCTTGACAGTCACAGTCAGAGAGAGCAGCACGGACAAAGGCTTTTTCAGAGACAAAAGATGA
- the cbx4 gene encoding E3 SUMO-protein ligase CBX4 gives MLIELWSVQRRESERARAREREREEERWREYSWIWIQLENYQARTARTERKAHRRCVANISPSPPVPRDRIQARMELPAAGEHVFAVEGIEKKRIRKGKIEYLVKWRGWSPKYNTWEPEENILDPRLLVAFQHRERQEQLMGYRKRGPKPKHLLLQVPSFARRSSIPAGFEELSQDAEGSLKSDPVQVQRTQPQQYQLNSKKHHQYQPSSQEMPADQQTNGKKKFIYQLNSKKHHHYEPDLNMYDAQASRLKEVVKVQEHASKPANPGWNLPLALQQKWVRDKDTGCLSKVKELEVRKPAVKEAESEHALKPNPKDATLPSAISSKMKIIKNKNKNGRIVIVMSKYMDSNKVHGGKGKHGESSGEDKPQNTKPSEDNPAHTAKMLEYPENGIPKEICNGSSLPAAEHPIKCSQKDRHFSKPSPSTAEEYNTEVARGQADLPDDLPLQLTANSSMTSWAVDTNIPTPTAVDQIRIPSFPNDRKRKLSDPVEDRSASKAYLTSRSFSVPGTVVTPPQDKPMDLHCSGPCHSSTCTYEVMASGSQEEPMDLSCPKTKKQVEPDVQPEPEPAVKNMSPVLEDAQKSTEKPKKAPAKKISPFMGNIIITDITTNSLTVTFKEYVSF, from the exons ATGCTTATAGAACTGTGGAGTGTGCAAaggagggagagcgagagagcgcgcgcgagagagagagagagagaggaggagaggtggagggaatACAGTTGGATTTGGATACAACTGGAAAACTACCAAGCGCGCACAGCACGCACTGAGCGGAAGGCACATCGACGGTGCGTAGCCAACATTTCACCTTCTCCCCCCGTCCCCCGCGATCGGATTCAGGCGAGAATGGAGCTCCCTGCCGCCGGAGAGCACGTCTTTGCGGTAGAGGGCATCGAGAAGAAGCGCATCCGCAAG GGCAAGATAGAGTACCTGGTCAAGTGGAGAGGCTGGTCTCCCAA ATACAACACATGGGAACCAGAGGAAAACATCCTTGACCCGCGTCTCCTCGTCGCGTTTCAACACAG agagAGGCAAGAGCAACTGATGGGATATCGCAAACGGGggccaaaaccaaaacatcttttACTGCAG GTACCCTCATTTGCTAGAAGATCCAGTATTCCTGCAGGTTTTGAGGAATTATCTCAGGATGCAGAGGGTAGCCTCAAGTCCGATCCTGTCCAGGTCCAGCGTACCCAGCCTCAACAGTACCAGCTGAACAGCAAGAAGCACCATCAGTACCAGCCCAGCAGCCAGGAGATGCCTGCTGACCAGCAAACCAATGGCAAGAAGAAGTTCATCTACCAGCTCAACAGCAAGAAGCACCACCATTATGAGCCTGACCTGAACATGTACGACGCACAGGCCTCGAGGCTAAAAGAGGTGGTCAAAGTTCAGGAACATGCCAGTAAACCAGCAAATCCTGGCTGGAACTTACCGCTGGCCCTGCAGCAGAAATGGGTTCGTGACAAAGACACAGGGTGCCTGAGCAAAGTCAaagagctggaggtgaggaaaCCAGCTGTTAAAGAAGCTGAGAGTGAACATGCCCTTAAACCCAATCCTAAAGATGCAACCCTACCTAGTGCTATTAGCAGCAAAATGAAgataatcaaaaacaaaaacaagaatggACGTATTGTTATTGTCATGAGCAAATATATGGACAGCAACAAGGTTCACGGAGGAAAGGGTAAACATGGGGAATCGTCGGGCGAAGACAAACCCCAAAACACCAAACCATCAGAGGACAATCCAGCACACACAGCCAAAATGTTGGAGTACCCAGAGAATGGTATCCCCAAAGAGATCTGCAATGGCAGCTCCCTCCCTGCTGCAGAGCACCCTATAAAGTGTTCCCAAAAGGACAGACATTTCTCCAAACCTTCGCCTAGCACAGCAGAGGAATACAACACCGAAGTGGCTCGTGGTCAGGCTGATTTACCGGACGATCTACCCCTTCAGCTGACTGCAAACTCATCCATGACATCATGGGCTGTTGACACCAACATCCCGACCCCTACAGCCGTCGACCAGATCAGGATCCCTTCTTTTCCCAATGACCGCAAACGAAAGCTATCGGATCCCGTGGAGGACAGAAGTGCTTCTAAGGCCTACCTGACTTCCCGAAGCTTCAGTGTCCCCGGCACTGTGGTCACGCCGCCACAGGACAAACCTATGGACCTGCACTGTAGCGGCCCATGCCACAGCAGTACATGCACATACGAGGTTATGGCCTCTGGCAGCCAAGAGGAGCCCATGGATCTCAGCTGCCCAAAGACTAAGAAGCAGGTGGAGCCGGATGTACAGCCAGAGCCTGAGCCTGCTGTCAAAAACATGTCTCCTGTATTAGAAGACGCACAGAAGTCCACAGAGAAACCTAAAAAAGCACCTGCTAAAAAAATCTCCCCGTTTATGGGAAATATCATAATCACAGATATCACAACAAACAGTCTCACCGTCACCTTCAAGGAATATGTTTCTTTCTGA